Genomic segment of Thermogemmatispora onikobensis:
CGCCGAATCTCGATGATCTGATCACGCAGCTCAGCAGCTTTTTCAAACTCCAGCTGCCTGGCCGCGGCGCGCATCTGAGCCTCCAGATTCTTGATCAGGCGCAGGGCCTCCTCCTTGGGGATGCCAGCCAGCGCTACAGAGGCTCCCTGCTCCTGCTGACTCCCATCCGCTTCCGCACCGCTCATCGCCTTGATGCGCTCAGAAAGCGTCTTAACCCCTTTCCTAATGCCTCGCGGGGTTATCCCATGCTGCTCGTTATAAGCCATCTGTAAGCGACGCCGGCGGTTGGTCTCATCAATGGCCCGCCGCATAGAGCCAGTGATCGTATCAGCGTACATGATGACTGTGCCCTCAACATGGCGCGCGGCCCGACCGATCATCTGAATAAGTGAGCCTTCCGAGCGCAGGAAGCCCTCCTTATCTGCGTCCAGGATCGCCACAAGCGAGACTTCTGGGAGATCCAGGCCCTCGCGTAAGAGGTTAATGCCCACCACCACATCGTAAACCCCCAGGCGCAGATCGCGCAAAATGTCGACACGCTCGATGGTATCGATCTCGGAGTGCAGATAATGGACTTTGATGTTCAGCTCCTGCAGGTAGTCAGCCAGATCCTCGGCCATCTTTTTGGTCAGGGTGGTGACCAGAGCGCGCTGCCCCTTCTCGACCCGCCGGCGAATCTCAGCTACCAGATCATCGACCTGGCCCCGCGTTGGGCGCACAACAATCTCAGGATCAACCAGCCCCGTCGGACGAATGATCTGCTCGACAATCGCCTCGCTGTGCTCGTACTCATAGGAACCAGGCGTGGCTGAGACGAAAATCGCCTGGTTGATCTGGCGCTCAAACTCGGCGAAGGTCAGCGGGCGATTATCGAGCGCCGAGGGTAGGCGGAAGCCGTAGTCAACCAGCACCTGCTTGCGCGCACGATCGCCCTCGTACATGCCACGCACCTGGGGCAAGGCAATATGCGACTCATCGACCACCAGCAGGAAGTCATCGGGCATGTAATCAAGCAGCGTCCAGGGCGGCTCACCCGGAGCCCGTCCCGCCAGGTGCCGCGAATAGTTCTCGATGCCCGAGCAGATGCCGGTCTCGCGCAGCATCTCGATGTCGAAGTTCGTCCGCTGCTTCAGACGGGCCGCCTCCAGCAGCTTCCCCTCGGCCTCCAGTTCAGCCAGGCGCTCCTGCAGCTCGGCCTGAATCGACTCGATGGCCCGGTTGAGGCGCTCGCGCGTCGTGACCCAGTGCTTGGCTGGATAGATGTCCAGACGCTGCCGTCTCCCCAGTACTTCCCCAGTCAGCGGATCGATCTCAGTCATGCGCTCAATCTCATCACCAAAGAACTCAACCCGTACCGCCACATCCTCATAGGCCGGAAAGATCTCTAGCACGTCGCCGCGGACACGGAAGCGCCCCCGCGTAAAGTTGGTGTCGTTGCGCTCATACTGAATCTCGGTGAGGTGGCGCAGGATCTTATCACGCCGCCGCTCCTCTCCAACACGCAGCGTAAGCACTACCTCACCGTACTCTTCCGGGCTGCCCAGACCGTAGATGCAGGAGACCGAGGCCACAATCAGGACATCGCGCCGCTCAAAAAGGCTCCTGGTCGCTGACAGACGCAGCTTCTCTATCTCTTCATTGAGGAGACTCTCTTTCTCAACATAGGTATCGGTACGTGGAATGTAGGCCTCTGGCTGATAGTAGTCATAGTAAGAGACAAAGTATTCTACTGCATTATTCGGAAAAAATTCCTTGAACTCACTGTAGAGCTGTGCCGCCAGGGTCTTATTAGGGGCCAGCACCAATGTTGGGCGCTGCACCTGCTCGATGACCTTGGCAACCGTATAGGTTTTGCCGCTGCCCGTGACTCCAAGCAGGGTCTGCATGTGGTAGCCTTTTTTGAGGCCCTCGACGAGCGCTGCTATGGCCTGCGGTTGATCGCCGGTTGGTGTGAATGGCGCTTCTACTTTGAACTCCGGCACAGATCTTGACCCCTTTACCTTTACGTCTCTTCGCGCTAGCCTGCCGATTCTTCTCTGTTCTGCTGTCTCTTCGTTTGCCTCAGCTTGAGCTTATGGCCGAGTCTCCAAAAGTCCTCACCATTATATCACCTTCTCTCCGCAGTAGCGACCCTCTCTTTTCTCTGGTATCTGGCGCTGACTGCCTGGCGCCAGGCTTGCCCCTTGTACTCGGCCCCCCGGTCTGGGACTCTGGGGGCAAGACCGATGTATGCCGCCCTTACCAGGCGTTATGTTAGAATGGTAGCAAGAGGCCAGGGGAAGAAGAAGCCCCCCTGCCTTTGTCACTACGCCAAGCCCAGAGAGAGTACCCACCCAAGGAGTCTTTGGTTATGGCGCAGGATTCGCCATTGTGGTCTTGCCCCCGCTGCGGCGCCCCGGCGAGACCCGGCCAGCGCTTCTGCCCTCACTGCGGCCTGAGTGCGGAAGAGGCTTTCTCTTACCAGATCGCCCAGCCGTCGCAGTCCAGACCTGGACAGCAGACGCCGGCAACGCCTGCTGTGGCTGCGCGCCCGCTTGCCAGGCGGCTTCCCCGGCAACGCTGGCTGCTCCCTGTGCTGCTTGCCCTTGTCGTCCTCGTTGTCCTCGGTTATGTCGCTGCTGGCCTGGCCGGGGTCTCTGTCCCTGGCTTCCGCAGTCAGGCCCAGGGACCAGTGACGACGTTGCAGCTCGATACTACGGTGACTTATGCGAGCGCGCGCATCATCATCCAGCGCGTTCAGCAGGCGCAGACCTTTGCCGATGATCCACACGCTACTGAAGACGGGATGGTGCGCGTCTTCTTGCACGAGGAGAATCCCACGGCCAGCCCCATTGTGTACAATCTTTACCAGTCTGCCCATCTGCTCGTGCCCGGCAAAGGCGAGCAGGCCCCTCTGCTTGTGACCGCTAATGGCTCGCTCGCTCCCCAGGCGAGCCGCAACAATCTGCTGGACTTCGCAGCTCCGCAGAATATCCCCCTCAGTAAGCTCATGCTGCGCCTGGGTACGGACAAGGAGGCCCAGATGGATATTCCTCTGACCAGGAAGCCGGATCTCTCACGCTACGCTCCCCGCAGTGTGAAGCTGCATACGCAATTGCAGTACTTCGGGCTGAATTGGACTGTGACCGGGGCTGCGCTGACCTGGAGCACTGAGGGCCAGCAGGCCCCACAGGGCAAG
This window contains:
- a CDS encoding zinc ribbon domain-containing protein, translating into MAQDSPLWSCPRCGAPARPGQRFCPHCGLSAEEAFSYQIAQPSQSRPGQQTPATPAVAARPLARRLPRQRWLLPVLLALVVLVVLGYVAAGLAGVSVPGFRSQAQGPVTTLQLDTTVTYASARIIIQRVQQAQTFADDPHATEDGMVRVFLHEENPTASPIVYNLYQSAHLLVPGKGEQAPLLVTANGSLAPQASRNNLLDFAAPQNIPLSKLMLRLGTDKEAQMDIPLTRKPDLSRYAPRSVKLHTQLQYFGLNWTVTGAALTWSTEGQQAPQGKVFLTLTLTVENTLAQTAIPGSPYDYLRLQTANGDRIAPSYSTLPVAFSQGANNQGGTVTFTVPQKDQQFTLIMGQSSSGMQSTSATIRLLS
- the uvrB gene encoding excinuclease ABC subunit UvrB, whose translation is MPEFKVEAPFTPTGDQPQAIAALVEGLKKGYHMQTLLGVTGSGKTYTVAKVIEQVQRPTLVLAPNKTLAAQLYSEFKEFFPNNAVEYFVSYYDYYQPEAYIPRTDTYVEKESLLNEEIEKLRLSATRSLFERRDVLIVASVSCIYGLGSPEEYGEVVLTLRVGEERRRDKILRHLTEIQYERNDTNFTRGRFRVRGDVLEIFPAYEDVAVRVEFFGDEIERMTEIDPLTGEVLGRRQRLDIYPAKHWVTTRERLNRAIESIQAELQERLAELEAEGKLLEAARLKQRTNFDIEMLRETGICSGIENYSRHLAGRAPGEPPWTLLDYMPDDFLLVVDESHIALPQVRGMYEGDRARKQVLVDYGFRLPSALDNRPLTFAEFERQINQAIFVSATPGSYEYEHSEAIVEQIIRPTGLVDPEIVVRPTRGQVDDLVAEIRRRVEKGQRALVTTLTKKMAEDLADYLQELNIKVHYLHSEIDTIERVDILRDLRLGVYDVVVGINLLREGLDLPEVSLVAILDADKEGFLRSEGSLIQMIGRAARHVEGTVIMYADTITGSMRRAIDETNRRRRLQMAYNEQHGITPRGIRKGVKTLSERIKAMSGAEADGSQQEQGASVALAGIPKEEALRLIKNLEAQMRAAARQLEFEKAAELRDQIIEIRRAMVE